TTATTAAATGGTCGGGGTGACAGGTCTCGAACCTGCGACCTCATGGTCCCAAACCACGCACTCTACCATCTGAGCCACACCCCGATTGTTTGTCGCTTTCTTTCGGCGACAAAAATTATTCTACACTAAAGATATAATATAGTCAACACTTTTTTTGTTTTTTTATAAATTAATCTATTAACATTATACTTGGAGTCACCTTACTCCCTTCTATATCAATGATTGCAAGGGAGTTTTGACCCTTACGCGGCAATGATACAGAACCAGGGTTAATGATCCATAACCCTTCTTCAAATAATATATTTGAGATATGAGTATGTCCATATAATACTATATCAACTTTTAACTCTAATCCTCTGTAAAGAAGTCTCTGCATTCCTTCTTTAACACCATAAAAATGTCCATGAGTAATAAAAATCTTCTTACCACAAAGTTCTATTATCTTTTCATCTTCTGCTGAAGATGAAAAATCACAATTTCCTCTAACACACTCTATTGGTATATCTAAATTTCTTTTGTAGATTTCTACATCCTTAGTATTATCTCCTAAATGTAAACCAATATCAGGATTTATAGTTTTTATATATTCTAAAGACTTGTATATACAATAGTTATCTCCATGAGTATCACTTAATGCTACTATCTTCATACTTTTCTCTCCTATATATCTATATATTGTTCAATTTTCCTCTTAGTTTTTTTAACGCCTCACCTCTGTGACTAACGCTATTTTTTTCATCCTCTGTAGTTTGTCCAAATGTTTTATTAAATGGTGGATAGAAAAATAAAGGATCATATCCAAATCCACTTTCTCCTTTTTCTTCCTCTAATATATATCCTCTTACTTCACCTTCAACTCTAATATCTACATCTTGTCCTAATAAAACTAAAGCACATTTAAATGCAGCTCCCCTACTTTCCATAGGAACCGATAATAATTCTTTAAGTAACTTCTCATTATTTTTTTTATCATTTCCATGTTCTCCAGCATATCTTGCTGAATAAACTCCCGGCGCTCCATTAAGATAATCTACAGCTAGTCCTGAATCATCTGCTAAAACTAATACATTTTCTTTATTTTCTATAAAATCTAATATAGCCTTTGCTTTTATATAAGAGTTTTCTATAAAAGTTGTCCCATTTTCTTCTGGATCTATATTAATACCTTCTTCTTTAAGAGATACAACATTATACTCTTTTAATATCTCTTTTATTTCTTGTATTTTATGCTTATTATTACTTGCCACAATTATTTTTTTCACTGTTTCTCCTCCTATAAAAATGATATTTTACCAAATTCATATTAATTATATCCATATCATATAAATAAATGAATTACTATTTAGGTGGTGACTATTTTGAAATATATAGGTCCATTTTTAAGAATGAACTCTCTTAATCAATCAAAAGTTAATAATCAATTATTTTACTTTGCAAAAGAATCTTTGAAACAAATAGTTTTATATTCCAAATGTGGAATAACATTAAAAGGTTCTTCATTAGAAAAAACTCTCCCTAACAATGATATTAACATAGTCAAAAATATTTCTCCACTATTATGCATATATAAAAAAGCTGATTCAAAAATATCTTTAAAAAATAAAAATTTCACTTTTCCATCTCATTCTTTAAAAAAAGAAGTAGAAATACGTTCTAATGGTTATATGATACTATCTTTATTAAATCTATATAAGTATTATAAAAACTTTACTACGGATTATTCTAAGGAATATTGTATATTATTTAAAGGAGTTGCTAAATCTCAGCTAGATTTTTGTGTAGCTCATCTTAGAAATGCCCAAGGTTTTTTTGTTGATAAAAAAGATCTTTCTGACAATATATTAAGCGAAGTGAAATTTTTAGATAAATCACAAAAAATATCATTTTGTAATCAAGCTTTAATGATGAATTGTTTTTATTTATATTCTTTAATCGATGATACAGAATCTAGCGATGCATATAAGACATTTTCTCTAGATATATTAAATGCTTTTATAGTAGATAGAGATAACTTATATTCAATGAATAATGACGAATATGTAGAATTTTTATTTCAATTATGTATTTTCTATGAAACATCAAAAAATGTAGATGCAATGTCTCTTATACTTGATTTAGAAGATTATTATACCGAAAACACCTGTGGAGCACATAAAACTTCATTTACAACAGAATTGTTAATGTCATTATGTAATAAATTAATGTTTGATTTATTTAATCTTGATAAGTTTAAAGAAAAAGAAGAAATAATAAAAGAAACTCTTATAAGATATTTTGACGATGAAACATACCTTATTTTCAGAGATGATTCTGAAGACAAAGTATATTCAGAAGATATTATACTTTATATAATAAACCTATTAGAAAGAGATATAGAAGATTCATCTGATATAATATCAAAAGTTTATAAAACCGCTCTTTGTGACAATGGTCTTATTTTATCTTTTATAGATGCACCTGAAATGGATAATGAGGAGAGATATAGAAACCAAACTCTAAAATCTGAAGATTTATTAGAAGAAAACAATTTCTCTCCTTCCCATGATTCATCTTATATAACTAAAGGATATGCCCCTATATTTTTAAAGCGTTTAGAACTTAGCAGAAAGAAAAATAAAATTAAGATATCTAAAGATAATTTTTACTCTAGTAGAAACATGTTTATATTCTATTTAATATTAAAATATATGCCTCCAATTTTTGATAATAATGATGATTAATTAGTAACGTCTTCTTTATAATATTTGTTGATATGATATAATATATTTTATAAATTATAAAGGAGATTCGATTTATGTTAACAGTATTGTTTTACATTTTAATAGTAATTTCACTATTGACATTTTGCATAATATCAATTTGGAGTTTTGTACTTTTTAATAAATTCTACAATCAAATTAAATACAAAAATTATCTTCTAGAAAAATTGAATCAAAATATTTCATTACTAATTAAAAACAAAAAAGATGAAGACCAATAATAAAAAGGATGTTGTATAGTAGATATAAGTTACAACATCCTTTTTTATATATTTAATTAACATTTAAAAACATAAATACTAACGATATAAATGCTATAATAACGCACCCAATAGATTCGATAGGCATCTTATTTTTACTCTTAAAATCATATAATGATACACTTCCAACTATCATTGTTATAGCTAACATAATTTGAAATACTTCATATCCTATTTCATATTTCATACTTATATAATCATAACTTAATAACATCGTAACTATAAGTATAAATATCGTAATACAAATTAATATCCATGATAAAACATCTATAATTTTATGAATCTTTTTTTGTCTAGAAGTATAATTAAACTTTTCATTTTTATTTTCGTCCAAAGCTAACTCTTCCCCCTATTTACTTTATCATTTCTAAGAATTCTTCCTCAGTTAAAATCTTAACTCCTAAAGCAATAGCTTTATCATATTTTGATCCAGCTTTTTCTCCAGCTAAAACATAATCAGTCTTCTTAGATACAGAAGAAGCAACCTTAGCTCCTAACTCTTCTAACTTTTCTTTAATTGTAGTTCTAGTAAAATTCTCTAACGATCCTGTTACCACTACAGATTTTCCTGTAAATACACTTTCTTCAGTATTACTTTCTTCATATATAGGTGATACTCCGGCCTCTAAAAGATCATTAATAGATTTTTTTATATTTTCATCACTAAAGAATTCTAATATTGACTCTGCTACAATATCTCCAACATCTTCTACTGAAATAAGCTCTTCTGCTGTAGCATTCATTATGTTGTCTAGTGATTTAAATCTCTTACATAAATCTTTTGATGTCTTAAGACCTACATTAGGTATTCCTAAAGCATATATAAAAGAATATAATGGAGCCTTTTTACTTCCTTCTATGGCATTTAATAAGTTGTCTGCTTTTTTCTCTCCAAACTTATCTAAAGTTAATAATTCCTCTTTCTTTATGGAGTACAGGTCACTTAAAGCTTTTATATCTAACTTTTCAAATAATGCCTCTGCTGTTTTTTCACTAAATCCAGGTATATTCATTGCTTCCCTACTACCATAATGAACTATACTCTTTACTAATTGAGGCTTACAAGATAATGAGTTTTCACAGAAATAATGTGCTCCTTCTAAAACAATATCACTACCACAATATGGACACTTTTCTGGTGGTGTAATTTCTTTAGCGTTTTCTCCTTCTTCTGCTACTCCCATAATTTCAGGAATAACATCATTAGATCTTCTAACAAAAACTCTTGAACCTATTTTTACACCTTTTCTCATAATATCATCCATATTATTTAGAGTTGCACGTTTTACTGTAACACCTGCTAATTCTACTGGTGATAATATGGCTGTTGGTGCCACTCTTCCACTTCTTCCTACATTCCACTCTACATCTAAAACTTCTGTAGTAGCTTCTTCAGCTTCAAATTTTAAAGCTATAGCCCATTTAGGAAACTTTACTGTATACCCAAAAACCTCTCTAGTTTGTATATCATCTATAGCTATAACAATTCCATCTATATCGTAATTTAGATCACTTCTTATATCACTAATATATTTACCTTGTTCTATAACTTCTTCTATAGTATTACACTTAACGATATAATCATCTACTGGAAAACCTTTTTCTTTGATGAAATCCATCATCTCCATATAACTTTTAAATGGAGTTCCCTCATTATATCCGATATCATAAAAAAATGCTGATAAATTTCTTTTAGCAGTTTCTCTTAAATTTAAATTTCTTAAAGCACCAGCAGCACCATTTCTAAGATTTTTTAATGGCACGTCAGCATCTTTATTATAGTTTTCAAAAGCTTCCTTAGTCATAATTGCTTCACCATGAATTTCGAAAACATCATTAGTATCAATTTTAAGAGGAATTGACTTAATAGTTTTTACATTACCAGTAACCTCTTCTCCTACTTCTCCAGTTCCTCTTGTAGCTGCTACAGATAATATTCCATTATTATCATATGTTAAATTCACTGTTAAGCCATCAAATTTTTTAGTAACAATATAAGATATCTCTGGTAACTTATCTTCATGAGTGCTATTATACTCACTTATAAGCTTTCTATTTTTCTTATCCCATTCAATAAGTTCTTCTGATGTTTGTGCCTTATCTAAACTCCACAACTTGCCTTTATGGGTATACTTATTAAAACCAGGAAGTACCCCATCACCTACTCTTAATGTAGGTGAATAAGGCAATACTATACCGCTAGACTTTTCTAATTCTCTAAGTTCATCATAAAGCTTATCATATTCCTTATCTGATATAGTTGGATTATCTAAAACATAGTAATTATGTGAATGTTTATTTAATGTTTCTACTAATTCTGATATTCTCTCTTTTATATCCATAATAACCTTCCTTTTACGCTAATTGAAGTGGTGCTATATCTAATCTCAAAACTTTTACTCCATTTGACATAAATGCAATAGTTGCATATGTTCCTTCCTCTTTTTTAGATAAAGAAACTATTGTTCCTTCTCCAAATTTTTGATGTCTAACTTTAAGTCCTATAGTAGCTGTATCTGGATCTAATACAGACTTTTCGCCGCTATTTGCTTTAGGTTTACTACTTGCTATACCAAAAGATCCATTACTTCTAGTGTTAAATCCAGAAAAGCCTTTAAATTTACTATTCCCAGTTTCACCAACAAATTTTTTCTTTTCAACACCTATATATTCTTTTAAGTCTTTATTAATTTCTGATATAAAATCTGATGGAGCATAAGATACTGTTTTACCATATACCATTCTATAATCAGCATGAGTCATATATAACATTTCCTTAGCTCTTGTTATACCGACATAACATAATCTTCTTGACTCTTCCATTTCTGTTTGAGAATCAAAAGAAGCTGTTCCTGGGAATATTCCATTTTCCATCCCTACCATATAAACTACAGGGAACTCAAGACCTTTAGCTGAATGAACTGTCATAAGAACTACTGCATCTGCATCCTCATCATAATTATCTACATCACTATTTAATGTATTTAATTCTAAAAATGCCGCTAAAGATTTATCTTCATTATTTTTTTCAAATTCAACGGCAGCAGAAACTAATTCCTTAAGGTTCTCTATTCTACTTACATCCTCAGGTGCATTAGACTTCTTAAGCTCTTCAACATATCCTGTCTCTTTTATTACTTCATCAATAAGTTCTGATACCTTAATTTCATCTTTCTTTCTCATAAACGAACTCATAAGTGAAGCAAACTTATTTATTGATGTTGTAGCCCTAGGTGTCAAAGTAGGTATCGTTTCACAATCTAGAACAGCACTAAATAACGGTAATTCCGTGTATTCAGCATATTCCTTAAGCTTATTTACAGTAGTATCACCTATATTTCTCTTCGGAACATTTATAATTCTCTCTAATGCAACAGAGTCTAATGAATTATTAATAACCTTTAAATAACTCATTATATCTTTTATTTCTTTTCTATCGTAGAACTTTAATCCACCAATTAATCTATACGGAATCCCTCTTGATAAGAATTTTTCTTCAAATAAACGTGATTGTGCATTAGTTCTATACAGTATAGCAAAATCATTATATTTTTTATTCTTATCTTTTATAATATTATCCATTTCATTACATACAAAATCAGCCTCATCTTTATCAGAATGAGCTCTATAAATTTTTATCTTTTCACCAGACTCATTATTAGTCCTAAGAGTCTTTAAATGTTTGTGTGGATTATTTCCAATAACTGAATTAGCCGCATCTAATATATTTGCTTTTGAACGATAATTTTCTTCTAATTTTATTATCTTCGCATCCTCATAATCCTTTTCAAAATCAAGAATATTTTTGATATCAGCACCTCTCCAACCATATATGGATTGATCATCATCTCCAACTACAAATAAATTTTTATGTTCACTAGCTAATAATTTTGTAAGTAAATATTGTGATCCATTAGTATCTTGATACTCATCCACCATTATGTACTTAAATTTTCTTTGATAAAAACCAAGAACATCTTCATTTTTCTTAAATAGCTCTACAGTTTTATATATAAGATCATCAAAATCTAAAGCATTATTTTCTTTTAACTTTCTTTGATATAATTCATAAACATCAGCAATTTTATTTTCTCTAAAGTTCTTTTCATTTTCTAACTTATATTGTCTAGCTGAAATAAAAGCATCTTTACAACTTCCTATCTTAGACGCTATTTCCCTATCAGTTATATCCTTATCATTTATATTTAATTCTTTCATACATTGCTTAATTAATGTTTTAGAATCGTAACTATCATAAATAGTAAAGTTTTTATTATATCCAAGCTTATCTATTTCTCTTCTTAAAATTCTTACACAAGTTGAATGGAATGTAGAAATCCACATAGAACCAACTTCAATCTCATCACCTATAAGATTTTTTACTCTCTCCCTCATTTCTTGTGCTGCTTTATTAGTAAAAGTAATTGCTAATATATTAGAAGGATATATGTTGTAATTTTGAATCATATTTGCAATTCTATATGTTAAAACTCTAGTCTTTCCAGATCCTGCACCCGCTAGAACTAAAACTGGTCCATTAATGGTCTCAACAGCCTCATATTGTTTTTCATTAAGTAACTTTTTTAAATCCATCTATTATTTCCTAGTATAACTAGGTTCCTCCCTTCATTTTTTTGATCTCTCTAACACTCTTCTATATCCATCACTACCATAATTCAAACATCTATTCACTCTACTTATAGTTGCTGTACTAGCACCTGTCTCATGAGCAATCTCTTGATAAGTTTTCTTTTCATATAACATTTTTGCCACATGTAATCTTTGCTCTGCAGATTTTATCTCTGTTATAGTGAATATATCTTCAAAAAATCTATAACAATCTTCTCTATCTTTAAGTGTCAAAATCATATCACATAGAAAATCCATCTCTTTACTTTCTAAAATTGAATGATACTCTTCCACTATTCTTCCCCCTTAACCTTTAGTTATAATTAAAATTATATTTTAGTTGGAACCATTAATCAATGGTTTTAATTTCACACTTTAAAAAGATAAAGCATAAAAGCTACCTATATTGTAGCCTTTATGCTTTATAAAATAGCAAAAGACAGCTCTTGGGGTTGAGCTGTCTTAAAAAATAATAAATAAAAAGGGGGCTATTCATTCTTTTTATTTATCTTGCAATATTGATTATATGATATAACTTGATAAATTTCAATGTTTTTTGAAAATTTTTCTGTCATTATTTTATTTTTTTAATGGAAATATTTCATTTTATTATAAATTAAAAGTTTTTTTACCTATAAACTTTCATTTTGTAACTTTTCACCTCTTAAAACTTTCAATTCTTCATCTGTTAATTCTCTATATTCGCCCTCTTCCAATTCTTCATCTAAATGTAATCCACCAAACTCAATTCTTCTTAAATAAACTACTTTCTTTCCCCTTGCTTCAAACATTCTCTTTACTTGATGGAACTTTCCTTCTACTATAGTAACTTTTACTTCGGAACCATCTTCTGTAGCTTTTAAAATTTCAAGCTTTGCAGGCAAACACTTATATCCATCGTCTTGAAGTGTTATCCCTCTTTCAAAAGCAGCAACATCTTTTTCATCAACAGGCTTATCTATTTCAGCATAATAAACCTTATCAACTTTATACTTTGGAGATATTAATCTATGATTTAAATCTCCATCATTAGTTAATAGTAATAATCCTACAGTATCCTTATCTAATCTTCCTACTGGAAATGGTGAAAAAACTGCATCTTCATCATAAAGTAAATCTACAACTGTCTCATCAAACTTATCATAAGTTGCAGAAACAACTCCATCTGGTTTATTCATCATAAGATATATGTACTTTCTATATCTTACCTCTTCACCATCAACTGTTATAACTGAAACTTCAGGATCTAACTTCATATCTGAACTTTTTGCAACAACACCATCAACTTCTACTACCTTTGATTTCACTAATGCTTTAACTTCTTTTCTTGTTCCATAACCTAAATTAGCTAAAACTTTATCTAATCTTTCTATAGCCATTATTAATCTCCTTTTCATGTAAATCAGGGCACAGGGCACAGGGCACAGGGCACAGGGCACAGGGCACAGGGCACAGGGCACAGGGCACAGGAAAATTATAACCTTTTGAACTTTCCCATGCAATAATCTTTACTATATCATACTATTGTTAATTTACAATTATTTTTGAGGCTGTTTAATAAATAATTTAAATAAATTTTCAATAGATTTTATAAAAACAACACTTAAGTATAACAGCTTCATATATGAATAAAACATAT
Above is a genomic segment from Clostridium bornimense containing:
- a CDS encoding YerC/YecD family TrpR-related protein — encoded protein: MEEYHSILESKEMDFLCDMILTLKDREDCYRFFEDIFTITEIKSAEQRLHVAKMLYEKKTYQEIAHETGASTATISRVNRCLNYGSDGYRRVLERSKK
- the rdgB gene encoding RdgB/HAM1 family non-canonical purine NTP pyrophosphatase; this encodes MKKIIVASNNKHKIQEIKEILKEYNVVSLKEEGINIDPEENGTTFIENSYIKAKAILDFIENKENVLVLADDSGLAVDYLNGAPGVYSARYAGEHGNDKKNNEKLLKELLSVPMESRGAAFKCALVLLGQDVDIRVEGEVRGYILEEEKGESGFGYDPLFFYPPFNKTFGQTTEDEKNSVSHRGEALKKLRGKLNNI
- a CDS encoding pseudouridine synthase, whose protein sequence is MERLDKVLANLGYGTRKEVKALVKSKVVEVDGVVAKSSDMKLDPEVSVITVDGEEVRYRKYIYLMMNKPDGVVSATYDKFDETVVDLLYDEDAVFSPFPVGRLDKDTVGLLLLTNDGDLNHRLISPKYKVDKVYYAEIDKPVDEKDVAAFERGITLQDDGYKCLPAKLEILKATEDGSEVKVTIVEGKFHQVKRMFEARGKKVVYLRRIEFGGLHLDEELEEGEYRELTDEELKVLRGEKLQNESL
- the pcrA gene encoding DNA helicase PcrA, with product MDLKKLLNEKQYEAVETINGPVLVLAGAGSGKTRVLTYRIANMIQNYNIYPSNILAITFTNKAAQEMRERVKNLIGDEIEVGSMWISTFHSTCVRILRREIDKLGYNKNFTIYDSYDSKTLIKQCMKELNINDKDITDREIASKIGSCKDAFISARQYKLENEKNFRENKIADVYELYQRKLKENNALDFDDLIYKTVELFKKNEDVLGFYQRKFKYIMVDEYQDTNGSQYLLTKLLASEHKNLFVVGDDDQSIYGWRGADIKNILDFEKDYEDAKIIKLEENYRSKANILDAANSVIGNNPHKHLKTLRTNNESGEKIKIYRAHSDKDEADFVCNEMDNIIKDKNKKYNDFAILYRTNAQSRLFEEKFLSRGIPYRLIGGLKFYDRKEIKDIMSYLKVINNSLDSVALERIINVPKRNIGDTTVNKLKEYAEYTELPLFSAVLDCETIPTLTPRATTSINKFASLMSSFMRKKDEIKVSELIDEVIKETGYVEELKKSNAPEDVSRIENLKELVSAAVEFEKNNEDKSLAAFLELNTLNSDVDNYDEDADAVVLMTVHSAKGLEFPVVYMVGMENGIFPGTASFDSQTEMEESRRLCYVGITRAKEMLYMTHADYRMVYGKTVSYAPSDFISEINKDLKEYIGVEKKKFVGETGNSKFKGFSGFNTRSNGSFGIASSKPKANSGEKSVLDPDTATIGLKVRHQKFGEGTIVSLSKKEEGTYATIAFMSNGVKVLRLDIAPLQLA
- a CDS encoding metallophosphoesterase, which encodes MKIVALSDTHGDNYCIYKSLEYIKTINPDIGLHLGDNTKDVEIYKRNLDIPIECVRGNCDFSSSAEDEKIIELCGKKIFITHGHFYGVKEGMQRLLYRGLELKVDIVLYGHTHISNILFEEGLWIINPGSVSLPRKGQNSLAIIDIEGSKVTPSIMLID
- the ligA gene encoding NAD-dependent DNA ligase LigA, which codes for MMDIKERISELVETLNKHSHNYYVLDNPTISDKEYDKLYDELRELEKSSGIVLPYSPTLRVGDGVLPGFNKYTHKGKLWSLDKAQTSEELIEWDKKNRKLISEYNSTHEDKLPEISYIVTKKFDGLTVNLTYDNNGILSVAATRGTGEVGEEVTGNVKTIKSIPLKIDTNDVFEIHGEAIMTKEAFENYNKDADVPLKNLRNGAAGALRNLNLRETAKRNLSAFFYDIGYNEGTPFKSYMEMMDFIKEKGFPVDDYIVKCNTIEEVIEQGKYISDIRSDLNYDIDGIVIAIDDIQTREVFGYTVKFPKWAIALKFEAEEATTEVLDVEWNVGRSGRVAPTAILSPVELAGVTVKRATLNNMDDIMRKGVKIGSRVFVRRSNDVIPEIMGVAEEGENAKEITPPEKCPYCGSDIVLEGAHYFCENSLSCKPQLVKSIVHYGSREAMNIPGFSEKTAEALFEKLDIKALSDLYSIKKEELLTLDKFGEKKADNLLNAIEGSKKAPLYSFIYALGIPNVGLKTSKDLCKRFKSLDNIMNATAEELISVEDVGDIVAESILEFFSDENIKKSINDLLEAGVSPIYEESNTEESVFTGKSVVVTGSLENFTRTTIKEKLEELGAKVASSVSKKTDYVLAGEKAGSKYDKAIALGVKILTEEEFLEMIK